The Aphelocoma coerulescens isolate FSJ_1873_10779 chromosome 14, UR_Acoe_1.0, whole genome shotgun sequence genome has a window encoding:
- the EPN2 gene encoding epsin-2 isoform X3, whose protein sequence is MTTSSIRRQMKNIVNNYSEAEIKVREATSNDPWGPSSSLMTEIADLTYNVVAFSEIMSMIWKRLNDHGKNWRHVYKALTLLDYLIKTGSERVAQQCKENIFAIQTLKDFQYIDRDGKDQGINVREKSKQLVSLLKDDERLKTERAQALKTKERMAQVATGVGSNQITFGRGSSQPNLSTSYSEQEYGKSGGSPASYHGSTSPRVSSELEQARPQTSGEEELQLQLALAMSREVAEQVGAREERLRRGDDLRLQMALEESRRDTIKIPKKKEHTTLLDLMDALPSSAPAPPKTEPWGPPPAAAAANQTDPWGGSTAAAPASDPWQSFGAKPAASVDPWAAPAGSTAQPLSKNVDPWAPAQPSSTAAKSSVDPWGSAPANKPLSTSAESGSTLPSQHSGTTSPDLFESQHSSGTSGKQSAARKTPESFLGPNAALVNLDSLVSKPPQPVTSLNPFLAPGAATAPTPINPFQVNQPQPLTLNQMRASPVMGSSPSFSAVPPMSMEPIPLSSMAPVPVGMAPLPAMGTVASIRMGQGLSIAGSMPQALHSTGMPPAASQSANTTNPFLL, encoded by the exons atgacGACTTCGTCTATCAGACGGCAGATGAAGAACATTGTGAACAATTACTCAGAGGCCGAAATAAAAGTTCGGGAAGCGACCTCGAATGACCCCTGGGGTCCTTCCAGTTCGTTAATGACTGAAATAGCAGATCTGACCTACAATGTTGTGGCCTTTTCTGAAATTATGAGCATGATCTGGAAACGACTGAATGACCATGGCAAGAACTGGCGACACGTGTACAAGGCCCTCACTCTCTTAGATTACCTGATTAAAACTGGGTCCGAGAGGGTGGCCCAGCAGTGTAAAGAGAATATTTTTGCTATCCAGACATTGAAAGATTTTCAGTACATTGATCGAGATGGGAAAGACCAGGGCATCAACGTGAGGGAGAAATCCAAGCAGCTGGTGTCCCTTCTGAAGGATGACGAGCGCCTCAAGACAGAGAGGGCCCAAGCCCTGAAGACCAAAGAACGCATGGCTCAGGTGGCCACGGGGGTGGGCAGCAACCAGATCACCTTTGGCCGAGGCTCCAGTCAGCCCAACCTATCCACCAGCTACTCGGAGCAGGAGTATGGAAAGTCTGGAGGATCCCCAGCATCCTACCATGGCT CGACATCCCCTcgggtctcctcagagctggagcAGGCCCGGCCTCAGACGAGCGGggaagaggagctgcagctgcagctggcgCTGGCCATGAGCCGGGAGGTGGCGGAGCAGGTCGGTGCCCGT GAGGAGCGCCTCAGACGCGGAGACGATCTGAGATTACAGATGGCTCTGGAGGAGAGTCGCAGAGACACAATTAAAATTCCCAAAAAGAAGGAG CACACCACTTTGTTGGACCTGATGGATGCCCTGCCCTCCTCGGCACCGGCCCCGCCCAAAACGGAGCCCTGGggacctcctcctgctgctgctgctgcgaaCCAAACGGATCCCTGGGGAGGATCCacagctgcagcccctgcctctgACCCGTGGCAATCATTTG GTGCCAAACCAGCTGCTTCCGTTGACCCTTGGGCAGCACCAGCAGGAtccacagcccagcctctgtCCAAAAATGTGGACCCTTGGGCTCCTGCTCAGCCATCTTCTACTGCAGCAAAATCTTCTGTGGATCCTTGGGGATCAGCACCTGCAAACAAACCTCTCTCTACTTCTG CTGAATCAGGTTCCACTCTGCCATCTCAGCACAGCGGTACCACGAGTCCTGATCTCTTTGAGTCCCAGCACTCGAGTGGGACATCAGGCAAACAAAGCGCAGCCCGGAAAACCCCGGAGTCCTTCCTGGGCCCCAACGCTGCCCTGGTGAACCTGGATTCTCTGGTGTCTAAGCCACCACAACCTGTTACTTCACTGAACCCATTCTTGGCACCAG GTGCCGCCACCGCACCGACTCCAATCAACCCCTTCCAGGTGAACCAGCCTCAGCCACTGACCCTGAACCAGATGAGAGCGAGTCCCGTGATGGGAAGCAGCCCCTCCTTCAGCGCTGTGCCCCCGATGAGCATGGAGCCAATACCTCTGTCTTCCATGGCCCCCGTGCCCGTGGGGATGGCACCGCTGCCGGCCATGGGCACCGTGGCATCCATCAGGATGGGCCAGGGGCTGAGCATTGCAGGATCAATGCCCCAAGCTCTGCACAGTACAGGAATGCCGCCGGCAGCCTCCCAGTCTGCAAATACAACTAACCCTTTCCTCCTATAA
- the EPN2 gene encoding epsin-2 isoform X1, with amino-acid sequence MTTSSIRRQMKNIVNNYSEAEIKVREATSNDPWGPSSSLMTEIADLTYNVVAFSEIMSMIWKRLNDHGKNWRHVYKALTLLDYLIKTGSERVAQQCKENIFAIQTLKDFQYIDRDGKDQGINVREKSKQLVSLLKDDERLKTERAQALKTKERMAQVATGVGSNQITFGRGSSQPNLSTSYSEQEYGKSGGSPASYHGSTSPRVSSELEQARPQTSGEEELQLQLALAMSREVAEQVGAREERLRRGDDLRLQMALEESRRDTIKIPKKKEHTTLLDLMDALPSSAPAPPKTEPWGPPPAAAAANQTDPWGGSTAAAPASDPWQSFGAKPAASVDPWAAPAGSTAQPLSKNVDPWAPAQPSSTAAKSSVDPWGSAPANKPLSTSGSTSFDLFSNLNGTVKDDFSEFDTLRTSKKPAESGSTLPSQHSGTTSPDLFESQHSSGTSGKQSAARKTPESFLGPNAALVNLDSLVSKPPQPVTSLNPFLAPGAATAPTPINPFQVNQPQPLTLNQMRASPVMGSSPSFSAVPPMSMEPIPLSSMAPVPVGMAPLPAMGTVASIRMGQGLSIAGSMPQALHSTGMPPAASQSANTTNPFLL; translated from the exons atgacGACTTCGTCTATCAGACGGCAGATGAAGAACATTGTGAACAATTACTCAGAGGCCGAAATAAAAGTTCGGGAAGCGACCTCGAATGACCCCTGGGGTCCTTCCAGTTCGTTAATGACTGAAATAGCAGATCTGACCTACAATGTTGTGGCCTTTTCTGAAATTATGAGCATGATCTGGAAACGACTGAATGACCATGGCAAGAACTGGCGACACGTGTACAAGGCCCTCACTCTCTTAGATTACCTGATTAAAACTGGGTCCGAGAGGGTGGCCCAGCAGTGTAAAGAGAATATTTTTGCTATCCAGACATTGAAAGATTTTCAGTACATTGATCGAGATGGGAAAGACCAGGGCATCAACGTGAGGGAGAAATCCAAGCAGCTGGTGTCCCTTCTGAAGGATGACGAGCGCCTCAAGACAGAGAGGGCCCAAGCCCTGAAGACCAAAGAACGCATGGCTCAGGTGGCCACGGGGGTGGGCAGCAACCAGATCACCTTTGGCCGAGGCTCCAGTCAGCCCAACCTATCCACCAGCTACTCGGAGCAGGAGTATGGAAAGTCTGGAGGATCCCCAGCATCCTACCATGGCT CGACATCCCCTcgggtctcctcagagctggagcAGGCCCGGCCTCAGACGAGCGGggaagaggagctgcagctgcagctggcgCTGGCCATGAGCCGGGAGGTGGCGGAGCAGGTCGGTGCCCGT GAGGAGCGCCTCAGACGCGGAGACGATCTGAGATTACAGATGGCTCTGGAGGAGAGTCGCAGAGACACAATTAAAATTCCCAAAAAGAAGGAG CACACCACTTTGTTGGACCTGATGGATGCCCTGCCCTCCTCGGCACCGGCCCCGCCCAAAACGGAGCCCTGGggacctcctcctgctgctgctgctgcgaaCCAAACGGATCCCTGGGGAGGATCCacagctgcagcccctgcctctgACCCGTGGCAATCATTTG GTGCCAAACCAGCTGCTTCCGTTGACCCTTGGGCAGCACCAGCAGGAtccacagcccagcctctgtCCAAAAATGTGGACCCTTGGGCTCCTGCTCAGCCATCTTCTACTGCAGCAAAATCTTCTGTGGATCCTTGGGGATCAGCACCTGCAAACAAACCTCTCTCTACTTCTG GAAGTACATCTTTTGACCTCTTCAGTAATTTGAATGGTACAGTTAAAGATGATTTTTCTGAATTTGACACACTTCGAACTTCCAAAAAGCCAG CTGAATCAGGTTCCACTCTGCCATCTCAGCACAGCGGTACCACGAGTCCTGATCTCTTTGAGTCCCAGCACTCGAGTGGGACATCAGGCAAACAAAGCGCAGCCCGGAAAACCCCGGAGTCCTTCCTGGGCCCCAACGCTGCCCTGGTGAACCTGGATTCTCTGGTGTCTAAGCCACCACAACCTGTTACTTCACTGAACCCATTCTTGGCACCAG GTGCCGCCACCGCACCGACTCCAATCAACCCCTTCCAGGTGAACCAGCCTCAGCCACTGACCCTGAACCAGATGAGAGCGAGTCCCGTGATGGGAAGCAGCCCCTCCTTCAGCGCTGTGCCCCCGATGAGCATGGAGCCAATACCTCTGTCTTCCATGGCCCCCGTGCCCGTGGGGATGGCACCGCTGCCGGCCATGGGCACCGTGGCATCCATCAGGATGGGCCAGGGGCTGAGCATTGCAGGATCAATGCCCCAAGCTCTGCACAGTACAGGAATGCCGCCGGCAGCCTCCCAGTCTGCAAATACAACTAACCCTTTCCTCCTATAA
- the EPN2 gene encoding epsin-2 isoform X2: MTTSSIRRQMKNIVNNYSEAEIKVREATSNDPWGPSSSLMTEIADLTYNVVAFSEIMSMIWKRLNDHGKNWRHVYKALTLLDYLIKTGSERVAQQCKENIFAIQTLKDFQYIDRDGKDQGINVREKSKQLVSLLKDDERLKTERAQALKTKERMAQVATGVGSNQITFGRGSSQPNLSTSYSEQEYGKSGGSPASYHGSTSPRVSSELEQARPQTSGEEELQLQLALAMSREVAEQEERLRRGDDLRLQMALEESRRDTIKIPKKKEHTTLLDLMDALPSSAPAPPKTEPWGPPPAAAAANQTDPWGGSTAAAPASDPWQSFGAKPAASVDPWAAPAGSTAQPLSKNVDPWAPAQPSSTAAKSSVDPWGSAPANKPLSTSGSTSFDLFSNLNGTVKDDFSEFDTLRTSKKPAESGSTLPSQHSGTTSPDLFESQHSSGTSGKQSAARKTPESFLGPNAALVNLDSLVSKPPQPVTSLNPFLAPGAATAPTPINPFQVNQPQPLTLNQMRASPVMGSSPSFSAVPPMSMEPIPLSSMAPVPVGMAPLPAMGTVASIRMGQGLSIAGSMPQALHSTGMPPAASQSANTTNPFLL, translated from the exons atgacGACTTCGTCTATCAGACGGCAGATGAAGAACATTGTGAACAATTACTCAGAGGCCGAAATAAAAGTTCGGGAAGCGACCTCGAATGACCCCTGGGGTCCTTCCAGTTCGTTAATGACTGAAATAGCAGATCTGACCTACAATGTTGTGGCCTTTTCTGAAATTATGAGCATGATCTGGAAACGACTGAATGACCATGGCAAGAACTGGCGACACGTGTACAAGGCCCTCACTCTCTTAGATTACCTGATTAAAACTGGGTCCGAGAGGGTGGCCCAGCAGTGTAAAGAGAATATTTTTGCTATCCAGACATTGAAAGATTTTCAGTACATTGATCGAGATGGGAAAGACCAGGGCATCAACGTGAGGGAGAAATCCAAGCAGCTGGTGTCCCTTCTGAAGGATGACGAGCGCCTCAAGACAGAGAGGGCCCAAGCCCTGAAGACCAAAGAACGCATGGCTCAGGTGGCCACGGGGGTGGGCAGCAACCAGATCACCTTTGGCCGAGGCTCCAGTCAGCCCAACCTATCCACCAGCTACTCGGAGCAGGAGTATGGAAAGTCTGGAGGATCCCCAGCATCCTACCATGGCT CGACATCCCCTcgggtctcctcagagctggagcAGGCCCGGCCTCAGACGAGCGGggaagaggagctgcagctgcagctggcgCTGGCCATGAGCCGGGAGGTGGCGGAGCAG GAGGAGCGCCTCAGACGCGGAGACGATCTGAGATTACAGATGGCTCTGGAGGAGAGTCGCAGAGACACAATTAAAATTCCCAAAAAGAAGGAG CACACCACTTTGTTGGACCTGATGGATGCCCTGCCCTCCTCGGCACCGGCCCCGCCCAAAACGGAGCCCTGGggacctcctcctgctgctgctgctgcgaaCCAAACGGATCCCTGGGGAGGATCCacagctgcagcccctgcctctgACCCGTGGCAATCATTTG GTGCCAAACCAGCTGCTTCCGTTGACCCTTGGGCAGCACCAGCAGGAtccacagcccagcctctgtCCAAAAATGTGGACCCTTGGGCTCCTGCTCAGCCATCTTCTACTGCAGCAAAATCTTCTGTGGATCCTTGGGGATCAGCACCTGCAAACAAACCTCTCTCTACTTCTG GAAGTACATCTTTTGACCTCTTCAGTAATTTGAATGGTACAGTTAAAGATGATTTTTCTGAATTTGACACACTTCGAACTTCCAAAAAGCCAG CTGAATCAGGTTCCACTCTGCCATCTCAGCACAGCGGTACCACGAGTCCTGATCTCTTTGAGTCCCAGCACTCGAGTGGGACATCAGGCAAACAAAGCGCAGCCCGGAAAACCCCGGAGTCCTTCCTGGGCCCCAACGCTGCCCTGGTGAACCTGGATTCTCTGGTGTCTAAGCCACCACAACCTGTTACTTCACTGAACCCATTCTTGGCACCAG GTGCCGCCACCGCACCGACTCCAATCAACCCCTTCCAGGTGAACCAGCCTCAGCCACTGACCCTGAACCAGATGAGAGCGAGTCCCGTGATGGGAAGCAGCCCCTCCTTCAGCGCTGTGCCCCCGATGAGCATGGAGCCAATACCTCTGTCTTCCATGGCCCCCGTGCCCGTGGGGATGGCACCGCTGCCGGCCATGGGCACCGTGGCATCCATCAGGATGGGCCAGGGGCTGAGCATTGCAGGATCAATGCCCCAAGCTCTGCACAGTACAGGAATGCCGCCGGCAGCCTCCCAGTCTGCAAATACAACTAACCCTTTCCTCCTATAA